The following proteins are co-located in the Spinactinospora alkalitolerans genome:
- a CDS encoding SDR family NAD(P)-dependent oxidoreductase, which yields MGSSDRRVALVTGGNRGIGREVARRLAEAGLTVVIGARDLAAGERAAKGIQDELTVDGPEVIAVHLDVAARDDEFGNAHSAAEEISRRYGRLDILINNAGRMVEVRPQDIIGKDLEAAFITNVGGVAETTHACLPLLKQAEAPRIVNVSSTTASLKLTAEDKDFGGDHSVRAAYSTSKAALNMLTLHYNKAFQADESLSHIKVNAITPGYVATEMNRGLGARTVEQGARALVALALRGEDSPTGGYFNEDGPLPW from the coding sequence ATGGGAAGCAGTGATCGACGTGTGGCGCTCGTCACTGGTGGAAATCGCGGAATCGGCCGCGAGGTTGCGCGTCGGCTCGCCGAAGCGGGATTGACGGTCGTGATCGGAGCGCGTGACCTGGCCGCCGGCGAACGAGCAGCCAAGGGAATCCAAGACGAACTGACGGTCGACGGACCCGAAGTGATCGCTGTTCACCTGGACGTGGCAGCGCGAGACGACGAGTTCGGCAACGCGCACAGCGCGGCCGAGGAGATCAGCAGGCGGTACGGCCGACTCGACATCCTGATCAACAACGCTGGACGGATGGTCGAGGTTCGCCCTCAAGACATCATCGGCAAGGATTTGGAGGCGGCGTTCATCACCAACGTGGGAGGTGTCGCCGAGACCACCCACGCCTGTCTACCGCTACTCAAGCAGGCTGAAGCACCGCGCATTGTGAACGTGTCAAGCACGACCGCGTCCCTGAAGCTGACCGCTGAGGACAAGGACTTCGGCGGCGACCACTCGGTGCGGGCGGCCTACTCCACCTCCAAGGCGGCGCTGAACATGCTCACGCTGCACTACAACAAGGCATTCCAGGCTGATGAGTCGCTGAGCCACATCAAGGTCAATGCGATCACTCCCGGATACGTCGCCACCGAAATGAACCGCGGCCTCGGTGCCCGCACTGTCGAGCAGGGTGCTCGCGCCCTGGTCGCGCTGGCGTTGAGAGGCGAGGACTCGCCGACCGGTGGCTACTTCAACGAGGACGGTCCGCTGCCCTGGTGA
- a CDS encoding class I adenylate-forming enzyme family protein translates to MSSFADDVLYMGLTEGPDRHAVADTFGDWTWRELHEQVLKMEAYLRSLDIPQLSRVVLVGPDSVWHHIMLLACARAEMIFVPVNNRYTPADADHVMRLIKPAVGLLHPDFVSIFAHTGYHASGERMGAFDLVTWDVSKVKDLSKVQTQRTPILITLTSGSTAAPKPVLYSSEGEKAVSRLHGALWRLNSSDVLLAPPAFSWIYGLGTANLTGLMSGSRAVMLERFSPTLMCDRAAGRGVTVFMGVVTHFRILVDYCEKTGRRPFGPELRMAVSGGERRDETAFAKFEEMFGVPVLDLYASSEGRPGFGYDPHTDPRPMSGSCGRVIPGVQAKVEAQQDGDPTGQLHLRSEGNYMGYFDPESLVELEITPQDWLPMGDRFEISDDGWGFVAGRSKEVIIRGGANISPVEVEAVIAQHPDVTGVAVVGIDSASHGESVAAAVVGDFDDVKKLRAALAEHCQARLANFKVPTEWLVLDRLPRNSNDKVDKIAVKGLFSANA, encoded by the coding sequence ATGAGTAGTTTCGCCGACGACGTCCTCTATATGGGACTGACGGAGGGCCCGGACCGGCACGCGGTCGCCGACACCTTCGGTGACTGGACCTGGCGCGAACTGCACGAGCAGGTCCTCAAGATGGAGGCTTACCTCCGCAGCCTTGATATTCCCCAACTCTCGCGAGTCGTGCTCGTGGGACCAGACAGTGTGTGGCACCACATCATGCTCCTCGCTTGCGCCCGCGCCGAGATGATCTTCGTGCCCGTGAACAATCGCTACACTCCCGCTGACGCCGACCATGTAATGCGGCTGATCAAGCCGGCAGTCGGTCTTCTCCACCCGGATTTCGTGTCGATCTTTGCGCACACCGGCTACCACGCCTCCGGAGAGAGAATGGGGGCGTTCGACCTGGTCACCTGGGACGTCAGCAAAGTAAAGGACCTGTCCAAAGTCCAGACGCAGCGCACGCCGATCCTGATCACGCTCACCTCCGGCTCGACTGCGGCACCGAAGCCGGTGCTGTACAGCTCCGAAGGTGAGAAGGCGGTCTCTCGACTCCACGGCGCACTGTGGCGGCTCAACTCGAGTGACGTCCTGCTCGCACCCCCTGCCTTCTCCTGGATCTACGGCCTGGGTACCGCTAATCTCACCGGACTCATGTCGGGCTCAAGAGCAGTGATGCTCGAGCGCTTCAGTCCAACGCTCATGTGTGACCGAGCCGCAGGCCGTGGTGTCACGGTCTTCATGGGTGTAGTCACTCACTTCCGGATTCTCGTCGACTACTGCGAGAAGACCGGTCGGCGGCCTTTCGGCCCAGAGCTGCGCATGGCCGTCAGCGGGGGAGAACGGCGCGACGAAACCGCTTTCGCCAAGTTCGAGGAGATGTTCGGTGTACCGGTTCTCGACCTTTACGCCTCATCGGAGGGCAGACCCGGCTTCGGCTATGATCCGCACACCGACCCCCGCCCGATGTCGGGTTCCTGCGGCCGGGTCATCCCCGGGGTCCAAGCGAAGGTTGAAGCGCAGCAAGATGGCGATCCCACTGGGCAGCTCCATCTGCGTTCTGAGGGCAACTACATGGGCTACTTCGACCCCGAGAGCCTCGTTGAGCTCGAGATCACTCCCCAAGACTGGCTGCCGATGGGCGACCGGTTCGAGATCAGTGACGACGGCTGGGGTTTCGTGGCCGGTCGGAGTAAGGAAGTGATCATCCGAGGCGGTGCCAACATTTCCCCGGTCGAAGTCGAGGCCGTAATCGCGCAGCATCCCGACGTCACCGGGGTCGCTGTTGTCGGCATCGACAGCGCCAGCCATGGTGAATCCGTGGCAGCCGCGGTCGTTGGGGACTTCGACGACGTAAAGAAGCTCCGCGCCGCTCTTGCCGAGCACTGCCAGGCGCGACTCGCGAACTTCAAAGTCCCCACCGAGTGGCTGGTCCTCGACCGGTTGCCCCGCAACAGTAACGACAAAGTCGACAAAATCGCAGTCAAGGGCCTGTTCAGCGCCAACGCCTGA